Proteins encoded within one genomic window of Acidobacteriota bacterium:
- a CDS encoding methyltransferase, giving the protein MSEFRSEPGSFRDRHGRVFYRDGAVYRALSRQAIEAWDRLEKTRFFPRLVDEGLIVRTRRVDADGWASTDVPPGDWAGILRHETVPYVSYLYEWSFRMLQDAALLQLRLISKSLAEGMILKDATPYNVQWNGSRPVFIDIPSFEPLPPGGAWTGYRQFCSLYLYPLMLQAYRNLPFQHWLRGSLNGISPRECRDVLSTRDLFRSGVLPHVWLQSRFQEKYGARKESASQLLKDAGFNRKAILSNVSRLTRLVSRLRWTPPASQWTGYAGDNTYSGPDREAKREFVRWVVGRKRWKTTWDLGANTGDYSRLAAAGSEYVLSMERDSASVDLLYRDLRREGPGNILPLVVNLADPSPSLGWRCRERTSLTERGSPELVLSLALIHHMVIAANIPLAEFVEWLSGLGGSLVIEFVRRDDPMVRMLLRNKEDQYTDYRMDYFEECLGKCFRVHRRRELPSGSRVLYFTEA; this is encoded by the coding sequence ATGTCTGAATTCCGAAGCGAGCCTGGATCGTTCCGCGATCGCCATGGCCGCGTCTTCTACCGGGACGGGGCCGTCTATCGCGCCCTGAGCCGGCAAGCCATCGAAGCCTGGGACAGGTTGGAGAAGACCCGGTTCTTTCCCCGGCTGGTGGATGAGGGCCTGATCGTCAGGACCCGCCGCGTGGACGCCGACGGATGGGCGTCCACGGACGTGCCGCCCGGAGACTGGGCAGGGATTCTGCGCCACGAGACCGTCCCCTACGTCTCCTATCTCTACGAGTGGTCGTTCCGGATGCTGCAGGATGCCGCCCTTTTGCAGCTCCGGCTGATCTCCAAGTCTCTGGCCGAAGGGATGATCCTCAAGGACGCCACCCCCTACAACGTTCAATGGAACGGGAGCCGGCCGGTCTTCATCGACATTCCCTCCTTTGAACCCTTGCCGCCGGGCGGAGCCTGGACGGGTTACCGGCAATTCTGCAGCCTCTACCTGTACCCGCTGATGTTGCAGGCCTATCGAAACCTGCCGTTCCAGCACTGGCTCAGGGGGAGTCTCAACGGAATCTCGCCGCGAGAGTGCCGGGACGTACTCTCCACCCGGGATCTGTTCCGCTCCGGAGTCCTCCCTCACGTCTGGCTCCAGAGCCGCTTCCAGGAGAAATACGGCGCGCGCAAGGAGAGCGCCAGCCAGCTTCTCAAGGACGCCGGATTCAACCGGAAGGCGATCCTCTCCAACGTCAGCCGCCTGACCCGGCTGGTTTCACGACTGAGATGGACACCCCCCGCCTCCCAGTGGACCGGATACGCCGGGGACAACACCTATTCCGGGCCGGACCGGGAAGCCAAACGGGAATTCGTCCGCTGGGTGGTGGGTCGAAAGCGATGGAAGACGACCTGGGACCTGGGAGCCAACACGGGCGACTACTCGCGACTGGCCGCCGCCGGGTCTGAGTACGTGCTGTCCATGGAGCGGGACTCGGCCTCGGTGGACCTCCTCTACCGGGACCTGCGCCGGGAGGGTCCCGGCAACATACTTCCGCTCGTGGTCAACCTGGCCGATCCCTCGCCGTCACTGGGATGGCGTTGCCGGGAAAGGACCTCCCTCACGGAGCGAGGATCCCCGGAACTGGTCCTCTCCCTGGCGCTGATCCATCACATGGTCATCGCCGCCAACATTCCACTGGCGGAGTTCGTCGAATGGCTCTCGGGGCTGGGAGGCTCACTGGTCATCGAGTTCGTGCGCCGGGACGACCCCATGGTCCGGATGCTCCTGCGGAACAAGGAGGACCAGTACACCGACTACCGGATGGACTACTTCGAGGAGTGCCTGGGAAAGTGCTTCCGGGTCCACCGGCGCCGGGAACTGCCCTCCGGATCCAGGGTCCTCTATTTCACGGAGGCGTGA
- the mqnC gene encoding dehypoxanthine futalosine cyclase produces the protein MKTPESILEGVYQGQRLEPSDALVLLKSGELQQLGQAADWMRRRLHPDGVVSFLVDRNVNYTNVCVARCTFCNFYRRPGHDEGYVLSNETIFKKIEETLALGGTGILMQGGMHPDLKIDYYEELLSSIRERYPAIHLHCFSPPEIVVLARLSRLSLRESIRRLKAAGLQSIPGGGAEILTERMRREISPGKCTARQWLEVMRVGHEEGLPTTATMMIGGGESLRERVEHLEGIRSLQDETGGFVAFIPWNVQLEGTPMQESIQREVAAVEYLTLLAVARIYLDNIVNLQVSWLTQGLQVGQIALHFGANDVGSIMIEENVISTAGAHYTARRSDLVQLILDAGFVPAQRNSVYSTFKKIA, from the coding sequence ATGAAGACGCCGGAGAGCATCCTGGAGGGCGTTTACCAGGGACAACGACTGGAACCGTCCGATGCTCTCGTTCTATTGAAGTCCGGTGAACTCCAGCAGTTGGGTCAGGCCGCCGACTGGATGCGCCGCAGACTGCATCCGGACGGAGTCGTCTCCTTCCTCGTGGACCGGAACGTCAACTACACCAACGTGTGCGTCGCCCGCTGCACCTTCTGCAACTTCTACCGCCGCCCCGGCCATGACGAGGGCTACGTCCTGTCCAACGAGACCATCTTCAAGAAAATCGAGGAGACCCTGGCCCTCGGCGGGACCGGAATCCTGATGCAGGGGGGCATGCACCCCGATCTCAAGATCGACTATTACGAAGAACTGCTCAGCTCGATACGGGAACGCTATCCCGCCATCCACCTTCACTGCTTTTCTCCGCCGGAGATCGTCGTCCTGGCCCGGCTCAGCCGGCTCTCCCTCCGGGAGTCGATTCGAAGGCTGAAGGCGGCGGGACTCCAATCCATTCCCGGCGGCGGCGCCGAGATCCTGACCGAGCGGATGCGCCGGGAAATCAGTCCCGGCAAGTGCACCGCCCGGCAGTGGTTGGAGGTGATGCGGGTCGGCCACGAAGAGGGGCTGCCCACCACCGCCACCATGATGATCGGAGGCGGCGAATCCCTCCGGGAGCGGGTCGAGCACCTGGAGGGCATCCGCAGCCTCCAGGATGAGACGGGAGGGTTCGTGGCCTTCATCCCGTGGAACGTCCAGTTGGAGGGGACCCCCATGCAGGAGTCCATCCAGCGGGAGGTTGCGGCGGTGGAATACCTCACCCTCTTGGCGGTCGCCCGGATCTACCTGGACAACATCGTCAACCTCCAGGTCTCCTGGTTGACCCAGGGTCTTCAGGTGGGCCAGATCGCGCTCCATTTCGGTGCCAATGACGTGGGCAGCATCATGATCGAGGAGAACGTGATCAGCACCGCCGGCGCCCATTACACGGCCCGGCGCTCCGATCTGGTTCAATTGATCCTCGACGCCGGCTTCGTTCCCGCTCAAAGAAACTCCGTCTACAGCACCTTCAAGAAAATCGCCTGA
- a CDS encoding arginine repressor, with product MNKKLRQEAIVRIVETETISSQKSLRKALMEKGLSVTQATLSRDLKELGVIKTVDDGGGYKYAFRENRRAPLFRSCEVSGNLLVVHTDAGMAPAVAYRIDEMGLAGILGTVAGEDTLLAVVADGHDARLVKRQLGARGGGPGQRRER from the coding sequence ATGAATAAGAAACTGAGACAGGAGGCCATCGTCCGAATCGTGGAGACCGAGACCATTTCCAGTCAGAAGTCCTTGCGAAAGGCGTTAATGGAAAAGGGGTTGAGTGTCACCCAGGCGACGCTCTCCAGGGACCTCAAGGAACTGGGCGTGATCAAGACCGTGGACGATGGGGGCGGGTATAAATATGCGTTCCGGGAGAATCGACGCGCTCCGCTCTTTCGGAGTTGCGAGGTCAGCGGGAACCTCCTCGTGGTGCATACGGATGCCGGGATGGCTCCGGCGGTCGCCTACCGGATCGACGAGATGGGGCTGGCGGGGATCCTGGGCACCGTGGCGGGAGAGGACACTCTCCTGGCCGTCGTTGCCGACGGCCATGATGCCCGTCTGGTGAAGCGCCAACTGGGAGCTCGCGGTGGAGGTCCCGGCCAGCGGCGGGAGCGGTGA
- a CDS encoding argininosuccinate synthase has translation MQQVKKIVLAYSGGLDTSAMLHWLKAKHGCPVLAFLADVGQGEDLEEIREKARQTGADEVVISDLRRSFVEEFVFPAVQAHAVYEGEYLLGTSLARPVIAREQVRVAQEWGADCVAHGATGKGNDQVRFELTYQALAPGIRVLAPWRSWEFRGRQDLIRYSREHGIPITSTEEKPYSIDQNLMHTSYEGGILEDPWSEPPEDIFLRTVAVSEAPDLPQDLIIGFHQGVPVRVDDRELGPIRMLEELNRLGGGHGIGRVDLVENRMVGMKSRGVYETPGATILHKAHRALESLTLDREAAHLKEELSNRMATLIYNGFWFSPEMKMLLGLVQEAQQRVTGEVKVRLYKGNCTLLGRRSPLSLYDPEYATFESDEVYSQADAEGFIRLNGLRLRIASLRDDRTRQGREPVAAGS, from the coding sequence GTGCAACAGGTAAAGAAGATCGTCCTGGCCTATTCGGGCGGATTGGATACTTCCGCCATGCTCCATTGGCTGAAGGCGAAGCATGGATGTCCGGTCCTGGCTTTCCTGGCTGATGTGGGGCAGGGGGAGGACCTGGAGGAGATCCGGGAAAAGGCGCGCCAAACCGGGGCTGACGAGGTCGTGATCTCGGATCTGAGGCGGTCGTTCGTGGAGGAGTTCGTCTTTCCCGCGGTCCAGGCCCACGCCGTCTACGAGGGCGAGTACCTGCTGGGAACCTCGCTGGCCCGGCCCGTGATCGCCCGGGAGCAGGTCCGGGTGGCCCAGGAATGGGGGGCCGACTGCGTCGCTCACGGCGCCACCGGCAAGGGCAACGACCAGGTCCGCTTCGAGCTGACCTACCAGGCTCTCGCCCCGGGCATTCGAGTCCTGGCCCCGTGGCGCTCCTGGGAGTTTCGGGGCCGGCAGGACCTGATCCGCTATTCGAGGGAACACGGGATTCCCATTACGTCTACGGAGGAGAAGCCGTACAGCATCGATCAGAACCTGATGCACACCTCTTACGAGGGAGGCATCCTGGAAGATCCCTGGAGCGAGCCGCCCGAGGACATCTTCCTGAGAACCGTGGCGGTGAGCGAAGCTCCCGACCTGCCTCAGGACCTGATCATCGGCTTCCACCAAGGGGTCCCGGTCCGGGTGGACGATCGGGAACTGGGTCCGATCCGGATGCTCGAGGAGTTGAACCGGCTGGGCGGCGGCCATGGGATCGGGCGGGTCGACCTGGTGGAGAACCGCATGGTGGGGATGAAATCCCGGGGTGTCTACGAGACGCCGGGCGCGACCATTCTTCACAAGGCGCATCGGGCCCTTGAATCGTTGACGCTGGACCGGGAGGCGGCGCACCTGAAAGAAGAGCTCTCCAACCGCATGGCCACCCTGATCTACAACGGTTTCTGGTTTTCGCCCGAAATGAAGATGCTCCTCGGCCTGGTCCAGGAGGCTCAGCAGCGGGTCACCGGAGAGGTCAAGGTCCGGCTCTACAAGGGAAACTGCACCCTGCTGGGGCGCCGCTCTCCCCTGAGCCTCTACGATCCGGAGTACGCCACCTTCGAGAGCGACGAGGTCTACAGCCAGGCGGATGCGGAAGGGTTCATCCGCCTCAACGGGCTCCGTCTCCGGATCGCCTCGCTGCGGGATGACCGGACTCGCCAGGGCCGGGAACCGGTCGCGGCCGGATCCTGA
- the argH gene encoding argininosuccinate lyase, whose product MTRSPWAGRFTEDPDQAVQDYTRSLHVDRRLAGYDIQGSRAHVRMLCRQGILSSRDRDRILQGLDQVEEEIRSGQFPYRDELEDIHMNIEVRLCELVGDEGRRLHTGRSRNDQVAVDLKLFCLDAALGWQEMIRRVQEGLLDRARSLERELFPGWTHLQAAQPVSWAHYLLAYCDMFDRDHRRLAAYRRLHSVSPLGAGALAGSTLPLDPGWTARELGFASSFENSYDVVGDRDFLLELLQIATQIMLHASRMAEDLIYFSSTPVGWVELPESLCTGSSMMPQKKNPDLLELCRGKTATVLGHASAMAILLKGLPSSYNRDLQQDKEHLFPAVDTVGETLGILTLVASRMRVVSSRIGPALERGFLTATDLAEHLVSLGVPFRTAHEQVGRLVAYCVKHNRTLRQLSLREIRKLAPRCGSDVQGVLKPEGALDHKFHSGSTGLASIRQQIDRWEDRLRTHGNGSTSREDQP is encoded by the coding sequence ATGACCCGATCTCCCTGGGCAGGCCGATTCACGGAAGATCCCGACCAGGCGGTCCAGGACTACACCCGGTCTCTTCATGTGGACCGGCGATTGGCCGGCTACGACATCCAGGGCAGCCGGGCCCATGTCCGGATGCTGTGCCGGCAGGGGATCCTCAGCAGCCGGGACCGGGACCGGATCCTGCAGGGACTGGACCAGGTCGAGGAGGAGATCCGGTCCGGACAGTTTCCGTACCGGGACGAACTGGAAGACATCCACATGAACATCGAGGTCCGCCTGTGTGAACTGGTGGGCGATGAGGGACGCCGGCTTCACACGGGCCGAAGCCGGAACGACCAGGTCGCCGTGGATCTGAAGCTGTTCTGCCTGGACGCGGCGCTGGGATGGCAGGAGATGATCCGGCGGGTCCAGGAGGGTCTATTGGACCGGGCCCGAAGCCTGGAGCGCGAGCTCTTTCCCGGCTGGACCCATCTGCAGGCCGCTCAACCGGTCTCCTGGGCGCATTATCTGCTGGCCTACTGCGACATGTTCGACCGGGACCACCGGAGGCTGGCCGCCTACCGGCGCCTCCACAGCGTCAGTCCCCTGGGCGCCGGCGCTCTGGCCGGCAGCACCTTGCCTCTGGATCCGGGCTGGACCGCACGGGAGCTGGGTTTCGCCTCCAGCTTCGAAAACAGCTACGACGTGGTGGGGGACCGGGACTTCCTGCTGGAGCTGCTTCAGATCGCCACCCAGATCATGCTCCACGCCAGCCGCATGGCCGAGGACCTGATCTATTTCTCCAGCACGCCGGTGGGGTGGGTGGAGCTTCCCGAGTCCCTTTGCACCGGCAGCAGCATGATGCCCCAGAAGAAGAATCCGGATCTGCTGGAGCTGTGCCGGGGCAAGACGGCCACGGTGCTGGGGCATGCCAGCGCCATGGCCATCCTTCTCAAGGGTCTGCCCAGTTCCTACAACCGCGACCTGCAACAGGACAAGGAACACCTCTTTCCCGCCGTGGACACGGTGGGGGAGACGCTGGGGATCCTGACCCTGGTGGCGAGCCGGATGCGAGTGGTTTCGAGTCGAATCGGACCGGCGCTGGAACGGGGATTCCTCACCGCCACGGATCTGGCGGAACACCTGGTGTCCCTGGGGGTTCCGTTCCGGACCGCTCACGAACAGGTCGGGCGCCTGGTGGCCTATTGCGTGAAGCATAACCGGACGTTGCGGCAGCTCTCCTTGCGGGAAATCCGCAAGCTTGCGCCCCGGTGCGGTTCCGACGTTCAGGGCGTCTTGAAACCGGAGGGCGCCCTCGATCACAAATTCCACTCGGGGAGCACCGGGCTGGCCTCCATCCGGCAGCAGATCGACCGCTGGGAGGACCGGCTCCGGACCCACGGGAACGGAAGTACTTCAAGGGAGGACCAGCCATGA
- the argF gene encoding ornithine carbamoyltransferase: MRDFISLADLSPRQWTQLLHLSREVKSRPSNFRRMIPGKSIVLIFEKPSLRTRLTFELGIQQLGGDAVYLDYQEANLGQREALSDVAKNLERWFDCLVARTFSHQVLIQLSEYARCSVINALTDEEHPCQALADIFTLVEKWSNVEGRTLAYIGDGNNVCASLVHAAALSGMCFTAVTPESRQPYPDWQEDFRRLSTNERATCHWSDSPDGIRGADAVYTDTWVSMGQEGEAQERLAEFRPYQVTPELMARTGKDSFFMHCLPAHRNQEVTDAVIDAPYSLVFEQAENRLHVQKALLMWLLAPKEVDRYLHLEKWAAWK; encoded by the coding sequence ATGAGGGACTTCATCTCTCTGGCAGACCTGAGCCCCAGGCAGTGGACCCAGCTCCTGCATCTGAGCCGGGAGGTCAAGTCGCGGCCATCCAATTTCAGGCGCATGATTCCGGGCAAGAGCATCGTCCTGATCTTCGAGAAGCCGTCGCTGCGCACCCGGCTGACCTTCGAGCTGGGAATCCAGCAGTTGGGAGGCGACGCCGTCTATCTCGACTACCAGGAGGCCAATCTGGGACAGCGGGAGGCTCTGAGCGACGTGGCCAAGAACCTGGAGCGCTGGTTCGACTGCCTGGTGGCCCGCACCTTCTCCCACCAGGTGCTGATCCAGCTCTCGGAGTATGCCCGTTGCTCGGTGATCAACGCCCTGACCGACGAGGAACACCCCTGTCAGGCCTTGGCCGACATCTTCACCCTGGTGGAGAAGTGGTCGAACGTGGAGGGACGGACCCTGGCCTACATCGGAGACGGAAACAACGTCTGCGCGTCGCTGGTTCATGCGGCCGCCCTCTCGGGCATGTGCTTTACGGCCGTGACTCCCGAGAGTCGGCAGCCCTATCCGGATTGGCAGGAAGATTTCCGGCGATTGTCCACCAACGAGCGCGCCACTTGTCATTGGAGCGATTCTCCGGACGGGATCCGGGGAGCCGATGCCGTCTATACCGACACCTGGGTCAGCATGGGCCAGGAAGGCGAGGCTCAGGAGAGGCTGGCCGAATTCCGGCCCTACCAGGTGACGCCCGAATTGATGGCCCGGACCGGAAAGGATTCCTTCTTCATGCACTGCCTCCCGGCCCACCGGAACCAGGAGGTGACCGACGCGGTCATCGATGCTCCCTACTCGCTGGTGTTCGAACAGGCCGAGAACCGGCTCCACGTCCAGAAGGCGCTGCTGATGTGGCTGCTGGCCCCGAAGGAGGTGGACCGTTACCTGCACCTGGAGAAATGGGCGGCGTGGAAATAG
- a CDS encoding YIP1 family protein yields MNDFETASSEPEPMTLLQRATGVFYQPRAVMNAVAGNPTWVGPLLLVLGLGVLTAFLIPDEVMEQSTRNMLSKMPGGDAAAAELDSQDFSATSVTNLLSIVFTTIITGLLIALWGLLLFRGILGGEGHFKQYFSMVLISGVIASVGGLVSIPIQIQSGDLFAFLSVGTLLPFLGEGFLRTWMNAISLFTIWQCIVLGIGANCIDKDLGRVGATLAFLLPAVAITMVGSAVWQIFA; encoded by the coding sequence GTGAACGATTTTGAGACCGCTTCGTCCGAACCTGAACCGATGACGCTTCTTCAGCGCGCCACCGGCGTCTTCTACCAGCCTCGGGCCGTAATGAACGCCGTGGCCGGGAATCCCACCTGGGTGGGGCCTTTGCTCCTGGTGTTGGGTTTGGGAGTGTTGACCGCATTCCTGATTCCCGACGAGGTCATGGAACAGTCGACTCGCAACATGCTCTCCAAGATGCCGGGGGGTGACGCGGCCGCGGCTGAACTGGATTCTCAAGACTTCAGCGCGACCAGCGTGACGAACCTTCTTTCCATCGTGTTCACCACGATCATCACCGGTTTGTTGATCGCTCTTTGGGGCCTGCTCCTGTTTCGAGGCATTTTGGGGGGCGAAGGACATTTCAAGCAATATTTCTCCATGGTCCTGATCTCCGGAGTCATCGCTTCCGTCGGCGGTCTGGTCAGCATTCCGATTCAGATTCAATCGGGCGATCTGTTTGCGTTCCTCAGCGTGGGGACACTTCTGCCCTTCTTGGGAGAAGGATTCTTGCGGACCTGGATGAACGCCATCAGCCTCTTCACCATCTGGCAATGCATCGTTCTGGGCATCGGGGCCAACTGCATCGACAAGGACCTGGGCCGGGTCGGCGCCACCCTGGCATTTCTCCTCCCGGCCGTCGCCATCACCATGGTGGGATCCGCTGTCTGGCAGATATTTGCGTAA
- a CDS encoding sialidase family protein has product MDTPYCRSIWDTPGCTTAATLPQVVMGPLGENISRTEIVVTNAGPVGRACDLALLFHRGSSQAPEALFNGRAAEGNFIRTNLPAGGARIFTLTPADPAELAVGAVSVFTRAPCSADSLDVQGRYLLEHEATGEIDEIFSVAGQRPGEWLSDGDCRVLTGVFGPGRDVGLAVVSGEPGQAAPPGTELRYRSFDLEGNLIGEPGGLPVSGGHEPQFPWDFSEPTIIEMCLRVPEGQSEFHAAVIAVGITGTGDDIQWSDEILVDSLKPYDRIENALVYDSDPETRLGDEIFGDVIVDFQNDDPGRNSHGGPVCMQHANGRIVAFHSNASDHNLDGWSEYAYSDDGARSWQRYNKFPYSYDQFLRDPQHPVWVEEGLVTEKGTAVLFLTHFDRNNNDVRSGSGIMISRDHGSSWTEYAPIDGDFVGYPCAVAVDGPTNYVLFDSNSGHHVLYVSTDDGQTWTRRSTLALDPDKWYGALCIMEDGRLLAGAYTHRDEYHFYYTISGDQGETWSPQERAYVDQKIRDPELAYLGGKYYLHGRSGSVGEGRGRFVLYQSDDGINWSDGIVVSSDARHLDGYSHNCLVDRQTGAPKELMVQYSIIYDGLDTNTYAFFIRADPAP; this is encoded by the coding sequence GTGGACACGCCCTACTGCCGATCCATCTGGGACACCCCCGGATGCACGACGGCGGCGACTCTGCCCCAGGTGGTGATGGGACCCTTGGGAGAAAATATCTCCCGGACCGAGATCGTGGTCACCAACGCGGGGCCGGTCGGGCGTGCATGCGACTTGGCGCTGCTCTTTCACCGGGGCTCTTCCCAGGCTCCGGAAGCCCTCTTCAACGGCCGGGCAGCGGAGGGGAACTTCATCCGGACGAACCTGCCTGCCGGGGGAGCCCGAATCTTCACCCTGACTCCCGCCGACCCGGCAGAATTGGCGGTGGGAGCAGTTTCGGTCTTCACCAGGGCTCCCTGCTCCGCCGACTCGCTGGACGTTCAAGGCCGGTATCTGCTGGAACATGAAGCCACCGGAGAGATCGACGAGATCTTTTCCGTTGCGGGCCAGCGGCCCGGTGAGTGGCTTTCCGACGGCGACTGCCGGGTCCTGACCGGGGTCTTCGGCCCCGGCCGGGACGTGGGTTTGGCGGTGGTGTCCGGAGAGCCGGGACAAGCCGCGCCGCCCGGCACCGAACTACGCTACCGGTCCTTCGACCTGGAAGGGAACCTTATCGGCGAACCGGGCGGACTGCCCGTTTCCGGAGGGCACGAACCCCAGTTTCCCTGGGATTTCAGCGAGCCCACCATCATCGAGATGTGTCTGCGGGTACCGGAGGGCCAAAGCGAATTCCACGCCGCCGTCATCGCCGTCGGGATCACCGGGACCGGCGACGACATCCAGTGGAGCGACGAGATCCTGGTAGACAGTTTGAAGCCGTATGACCGGATCGAAAACGCTCTGGTCTACGATAGCGATCCGGAAACGCGCCTGGGGGACGAGATCTTCGGCGACGTCATCGTCGATTTCCAGAACGACGATCCGGGGCGGAACTCCCATGGGGGTCCCGTCTGCATGCAGCACGCCAACGGCCGAATCGTGGCCTTCCATTCCAATGCCAGCGACCACAACCTGGACGGCTGGAGCGAGTACGCCTACAGCGACGACGGAGCAAGGAGTTGGCAGAGATACAATAAATTCCCGTATTCCTACGACCAATTCCTGCGAGATCCGCAGCATCCGGTCTGGGTCGAGGAGGGCCTGGTTACGGAAAAGGGCACCGCCGTCCTGTTCCTGACCCATTTCGATCGGAACAACAACGACGTCAGGTCAGGCAGCGGGATCATGATCAGCCGCGACCACGGCTCCAGCTGGACCGAGTACGCACCCATCGACGGCGACTTTGTGGGGTATCCCTGCGCGGTGGCGGTAGACGGCCCGACCAACTACGTCCTCTTCGACAGCAACTCGGGTCACCACGTGCTCTACGTCAGCACCGACGACGGGCAGACCTGGACCCGGCGGAGTACGTTGGCGCTGGACCCCGACAAGTGGTACGGCGCCCTGTGCATCATGGAGGACGGCCGCCTGCTTGCCGGAGCCTACACCCACCGGGACGAATACCATTTCTACTACACCATCAGCGGGGATCAGGGAGAGACCTGGAGCCCCCAGGAGAGGGCCTACGTGGACCAGAAGATCCGCGATCCGGAGCTGGCCTATCTGGGGGGCAAATACTACCTGCACGGGCGGTCGGGAAGCGTCGGGGAGGGGCGCGGCCGTTTCGTTCTCTACCAGTCCGACGACGGGATCAACTGGAGCGACGGGATCGTCGTCAGCAGCGACGCCCGGCATCTCGACGGGTACAGCCACAACTGCCTTGTCGATCGGCAGACCGGCGCGCCGAAAGAGTTGATGGTCCAATACAGCATCATTTACGACGGCCTCGACACCAACACCTACGCTTTTTTCATCCGGGCCGACCCGGCGCCCTGA
- a CDS encoding tetratricopeptide repeat protein — protein sequence MAKGSRPPFVLLWLLLNLFAVPWSLAENQATTGELIRQHYSEALNAFQKGRFQSALSSLSELLEVAPQVAEAHNLMGIIHQKMNRPRLFEESLRTAIELRPDYVEARRNLALHWVRQGRLEPALQQFRKLLDLSPDSSEIRYRMGVIYAELGQFKSAVNYLEAVGNEPRFQSRQYYRLLGECYVALKKPEAAVVSLERANRLGDDSFGLWAALATAYEQTGRLDESVAGFKKARALNPGKWDLSFSLASALFKQGEDESCLAELSRWPESEKNAEYFNLMGAANARLGQVVEAGKSFEKAIELQPRNQESHYNLALLFLRADAYDEAITVLDQSLAHFPESPQLLRAMGFSQQLKGRFEDAQRTFSRLIEIRPSDSSGLLYLASSFLEAGQPEQALSHFERARRLSPEDGRIYYLQGLIHSQRGEEDRALALFDQCLTLDPAFVHALFQRAKILFTRGDLAASLRDSRRAIELDPGFPQAHFQAAQVLARLGRQDEAQAELKTYRELQSKNADKEFRIFKP from the coding sequence ATGGCAAAGGGTTCCCGGCCGCCATTTGTGCTCCTCTGGCTCCTCCTCAACCTCTTTGCTGTCCCATGGAGTCTGGCTGAAAACCAGGCGACTACGGGCGAACTCATACGCCAACACTATTCGGAGGCGCTCAACGCATTCCAAAAGGGACGGTTCCAGTCGGCTCTTTCCAGCCTGTCGGAACTCCTGGAGGTGGCCCCGCAAGTTGCCGAGGCTCACAACCTGATGGGGATCATCCACCAGAAGATGAATCGGCCTCGACTATTTGAAGAGTCTCTCCGAACGGCCATTGAGCTGCGGCCCGATTACGTCGAGGCCCGAAGGAATCTGGCTCTTCACTGGGTCCGTCAAGGCAGGTTGGAGCCGGCGCTCCAGCAGTTCCGGAAGTTGCTGGATCTCAGTCCCGATTCGTCGGAAATCCGTTATCGAATGGGCGTTATCTACGCGGAGCTGGGTCAATTCAAAAGCGCCGTCAACTATTTGGAAGCGGTGGGAAACGAACCTCGATTCCAGAGTCGCCAATACTATCGACTACTCGGGGAATGCTATGTGGCCTTGAAAAAACCGGAGGCTGCGGTTGTCAGCCTGGAGCGGGCCAACCGGCTGGGTGACGACAGCTTCGGACTCTGGGCCGCCCTGGCGACAGCCTACGAACAGACGGGACGCTTGGATGAGTCGGTGGCCGGTTTCAAGAAAGCCCGGGCACTCAATCCCGGCAAATGGGATTTGAGTTTTTCATTGGCTTCGGCTCTGTTCAAGCAGGGGGAGGATGAGAGCTGTCTGGCTGAACTGAGCCGTTGGCCCGAGTCCGAGAAGAATGCCGAGTACTTCAACCTCATGGGCGCGGCCAACGCCAGGTTGGGTCAAGTCGTGGAAGCCGGCAAGTCATTCGAGAAGGCCATCGAACTGCAACCCCGAAACCAGGAGTCCCACTACAATCTGGCGCTCCTGTTTCTGAGGGCCGATGCCTACGACGAAGCGATTACGGTCCTCGATCAGTCGTTGGCGCACTTTCCCGAGTCTCCGCAATTGCTGAGGGCAATGGGATTCTCTCAGCAACTCAAAGGGAGGTTTGAGGACGCTCAGCGAACGTTTTCAAGATTGATCGAGATTCGGCCTTCCGACAGCTCCGGCTTGCTCTATCTCGCCAGTTCATTTCTGGAAGCCGGACAACCGGAGCAAGCACTCTCGCATTTCGAGAGGGCCCGCCGGCTGTCTCCGGAAGACGGGCGCATCTACTATCTTCAGGGTCTGATCCACTCCCAACGGGGCGAAGAGGATCGCGCTCTGGCGCTTTTCGATCAATGCCTGACGCTCGATCCCGCCTTCGTTCACGCTCTCTTTCAGCGGGCAAAAATCCTCTTCACGCGGGGAGACCTTGCGGCGTCGTTGCGGGATAGCCGGCGGGCCATCGAATTGGACCCCGGGTTCCCCCAGGCTCACTTCCAGGCCGCTCAGGTACTGGCCAGGCTGGGCCGGCAAGATGAGGCGCAAGCGGAACTCAAGACCTACCGCGAACTCCAATCGAAGAACGCCGACAAGGAGTTCCGGATTTTCAAGCCTTGA